One stretch of Punica granatum isolate Tunisia-2019 chromosome 5, ASM765513v2, whole genome shotgun sequence DNA includes these proteins:
- the LOC116206623 gene encoding putative receptor protein kinase ZmPK1: MSSSILLLAMSLFIFAHATSPRSFLRRGSSVLIEDELEILVSPKKTFSCGFYGSGGNAYYFSIWFTGSRDRTVVWMANRDKPVNGKGSRLTFRGNGVVVLTDVDGTVAWETNTTSTSARKAELLESGNLILKDPSGHVLWQSFDNPTDTLLPNQPFTKSLKLISSYGRGSYYSGYFNFYFDSDNVLKLMHDGPEISSLYWPNPDSDAFGNGRTTYNSTRIAVLDDSGMFMSSDRFQFNASDRGHGIKRRLTINHDGNLRLYSLNESNGTWAVTWEALKGMCKVHGVCGRNGICVYTPEPKCSCPPGYQMNDPTNWNSGCKPKFNVTCSNFTSDKVRFVELPQTDYYGFDLVYNSSTSYEWCQEACLTDCNCLGFAYRTNGLGPCFTKSSLFNGYKTPDFPGNLYLKLPVSLQVSSVTPILNGSLPICPLGENTVLVGSSSMYDGIGKRIRWAYLYWFASVIGAVEILFFMSGWWILFRKQGGPDPLEDGYQALSSQFKKFSHGELKIATRNFREEIGRGGSGTVYKGNLGDGREVAVKRLGDVHHGEDFFWAEVSTIGKINHMNLARMWGFCAEGRNRLLVYEFVKNQSLDRHLFGLNHLRWKDRFRISLGTAKGLAYLHHECLEWIIHCDVKPENILLDPDFEPKIADFGLAKLLQRGNATSDFSMIRGTKGYMAPEWALNLPITAKVDVFSYGVMVLEMVRGIRLSNWAIMDVVEGEEEVEEAQLTKFVRVVRRNIQFDPEDNTWIEKVLDPRLRGQYSKRQARALVEVGIACVEEDRTKRPTMDNIVDVLLKCDNEPNVPAR, translated from the coding sequence atgtcaaGCTCCATATTGTTACTTGCCATGTCTCTCTTCATCTTCGCTCATGCAACTTCTCCTAGGAGCTTTCTGAGAAGAGGCTCTTCGGTATTGATTGAAGATGAACTCGAGATTCTAGTTTCCCCCAAGAAAACTTTCAGTTGCGGATTCTATGGATCCGGAGGGAACGCTTACTACTTTTCCATTTGGTTCACTGGATCACGAGACCGTACTGTGGTCTGGATGGCCAACCGGGACAAGCCCGTGAATGGGAAAGGCTCCAGGCTCACTTTCCGGGGGAATGGTGTCGTGGTCTTGACGGATGTTGATGGGACAGTCGCCTGGGAGACCAATACCACCTCCACCAGTGCACGCAAGGCCGAGCTCTTAGAAAGTGGGAACCTCATCCTGAAGGACCCGTCTGGTCACGTGCTGTGGCAGAGCTTTGATAATCCGACCGACACACTCCTCCCTAACCAACCTTTTACTAAGAGCTTGAAGCTCATATCTTCCTACGGTAGAGGTTCTTATTATTCGGGGTACTTCAATTTCTACTTCGACAGCGACAATGTGCTGAAACTGATGCACGATGGGCCCGAAATATCGAGCCTCTACTGGCCTAATCCTGATTCTGATGCATTCGGAAATGGAAGAACGACTTATAACAGCACTAGGATTGCGGTTCTGGATGACTCTGGGATGTTCATGTCCAGTGACCGTTTCCAGTTTAATGCTTCCGACAGAGGGCATGGCATCAAGAGGAGGCTGACAATCAATCATGATGGGAATTTACGGCTCTATAGCTTGAATGAGTCCAATGGCACCTGGGCGGTTACTTGGGAGGCCCTGAAAGGAATGTGTAAAGTTCATGGAGTTTGTGGGAGGAATGGGATTTGTGTCTATACGCCCGAGCCCAAGTGTTCGTGTCCTCCCGGTTATCAGATGAACGACCCCACGAATTGGAACAGCGGTTGCAAGCCAAAGTTCAATGTCACGTGTTCAAACTTTACTTCGGACAAAGTGAGATTCGTGGAACTCCCACAAACTGATTATTATGGGTTCGACCTGGTTTATAACTCCAGCACCTCGTATGAGTGGTGCCAGGAAGCCTGCCTTACAGATTGCAATTGCCTGGGTTTTGCCTACAGGACTAATGGGCTGGGGCCATGCTTCACAAAGAGCTCCCTCTTCAATGGGTATAAGACGCCGGACTTCCCCGGAAATCTGTACCTGAAACTCCCAGTCTCGCTCCAAGTTTCCTCTGTGACTCCGATATTGAACGGGTCACTCCCCATCTGCCCACTCGGTGAAAACACAGTCCTGGTGGGCTCATCCTCCATGTATGATGGTATAGGGAAGAGGATCAGATGGGCCTATCTCTATTGGTTTGCGTCTGTCATTGGGGCAGTGGAGATCCTCTTCTTCATGTCGGGCTGGTGGATACTCTTCCGGAAACAGGGGGGCCCGGACCCATTGGAAGATGGGTACCAAGCCCTGTCGAGCCAATTCAAGAAGTTCAGCCATGGAGAGCTCAAGATCGCAACGAGGAACTTCAGGGAGGAGATTGGGAGAGGTGGCTCTGGGACAGTCTATAAAGGCAATTTGGGTGATGGAAGGGAAGTGGCTGTGAAGAGACTGGGAGATGTTCACCATGGAGAAGATTTCTTTTGGGCAGAGGTCAGCACAATTGGAAAGATCAACCACATGAACCTGGCAAGAATGTGGGGGTTCTGCGCTGAAGGAAGGAATAGACTTCTAGTCTACGAGTTCGTCAAGAATCAATCTCTGGACAGGCACTTGTTCGGACTGAATCACCTGAGATGGAAGGATCGATTCAGGATTTCACTGGGGACCGCAAAGGGCCTGGCTTACCTGCACCACGAGTGCCTCGAATGGATCATCCACTGCGATGTGAAGCCTGAGAACATACTCCTGGACCCGGATTTCGAGCCTAAGATAGCGGATTTCGGGCTAGCAAAGCTCCTTCAGAGGGGCAATGCAACCTCGGATTTCTCTATGATCCGCGGCACGAAGGGGTACATGGCACCGGAGTGGGCCCTGAACCTGCCAATCACGGCTAAAGTCGATGTGTTTAGCTACGGAGTGATGGTCCTGGAGATGGTGAGAGGGATCAGGCTCTCAAATTGGGCAATCATGGATGTAGTTGAAGGAGAGGAAGAGGTGGAGGAAGCGCAGCTGACAAAGTTTGTCAGGGTGGTCAGGAGGAACATCCAATTTGATCCGGAGGATAACACGTGGATCGAGAAAGTCCTAGACCCCAGGCTGAGGGGGCAGTACAGCAAAAGACAGGCAAGAGCTCTAGTGGAGGTCGGAATAGCGTGCGTCGAGGAAGACAGGACCAAGAGACCAACCATGGACAACATTGTGGATGTCCTACTCAAATGTGACAATGAGCCTAATGTCCCTGCCAGGTAG
- the LOC116208361 gene encoding serine/threonine-protein kinase ATG1c yields the protein MAQSGGRGRVVGNYQVGRQIGSGSFSVVWHARHRVHGTEVAIKEIATGRLSKKLQESLMSEIFILEKINHPSIIRLHEIIEVPGKIHLVLEYCRGGDLSMYIQRHGRVPEEIAKHFMQQLATGLQILRDNNLIHRDLKPQNLLLSTSDDHSVLKIADFGFARSLQPRGLAETLCGSPLYMAPEIMQLQKYDAKADLWSVGAILFQLVTGKTPFTGSTQIQLLQNIIKSNELHFPPESKDLSFDCKDLCQKLLRRNPVERLTFEEFFNHSFLSRKVLDGSSRSRKSSNSVDCYPLSEPDPVKTEESSHDECLPFFLEDECSGSGGSPSFSKRSPVEPSKGSVHNRVDKQEIAINTYNELDRPSTSRYSSTSAVNKASFRVGIHRPDAIRDDPLSSEDQPAVEPLSRVADSLELIDQDYVIVSGPPMDVSSQSTSASKPSHEKYQSPPQTSAKIMPPSSAPVPIIGATNINTQRVGSLDSYGYAPGTSLESMDIGDVLEKPSMHCMTRIKSLQQCASSIEELVNEKIKAGRHLEAFSIQLVILAIWKQALDICHTQAASAMEGSPSHGSTRLKRSSEKKRESPDSGGSLNVVNNLRPEDISPQIEGEFLREVEHAEQLAKIIEPGSTEMPDAMEMIFQSALDLGRRGGVDELMGNAETAESLYSKAVRLLVFLLVEAPSLILNPPFSLTNSDRYRLRNYIEILNSRQCHLRSIGVVRL from the exons ATGGCGCAGTCGGGAGGGAGGGGCAGGGTGGTCGGTAACTACCAGGTTGGCCGGCAAATCGGGTCGGGGTCGTTCTCGGTGGTTTGGCACGCGAGGCACCGGGTCCATGGCACTGAGGTGGCCATCAAGGAGATCGCCACCGGCCGGCTCAGCAAGAAGCTCCAGGAGAGCCTCATGTCCGAGATTTTCATACTCGAGAAGATCAACCACCCCAGCATCATCCGGCTGCACGAGATTATTGAG GTTCCTGGAAAGATACATCTTGTTCTGGAGTACTGCAGAGGGGGTGACCTGTCTATGTATATACAACGCCATGGAAGAGTTCCAGAAGAGATTGCCAAACACTTCATGCAGCAGCTAG CAACTGGCCTTCAAATTCTTCGTGACAATAATCTTATACACCGTGATCTAAAGCCACAG AATCTCCTTCTATCTACTAGTGATGATCATTCAGTTCTAAAGATTGCAGATTTTGGATTTGCCAG ATCCTTGCAGCCAAGGGGTTTGGCAGAAACTTTGTGTGGTTCACCTCTTTACATGGCGCCAGAGATAATGCAACTTCAGAAATATGATGCCAAA GCAGATCTCTGGAGTGTGGGTGCAATCTTATTTCAGCTAGTGACTGGAAAAACCCCGTTTACTGGAAGCACTCAAATACAG TTGCTTCAGAAcattataaaatcaaatgaGTTGCATTTTCCTCCTGAAAGTAAAGATCTGAGTTTTGACTGCAAAGATTTGTGCCAAAAGTTGCTCCGGCGTAATCCAG TTGAAAGGTTGACGTTTGAggaattttttaaccattcattTCTCTCCCGGAAAGTGCTTGATGGATCATCAAG GAGTAGGAAGTCATCCAATAGTGTTGATTGCTATCCTCTGTCTGAGCCTGATCCTGTGAAGACAGAGGAATCTTCTCATGATGAGTGCCTTCCCTTTTTCCTAGAAGATGAGTGTAGTGGTTCTGGTGGGAGTCCTTCCTTTTCAAAGAGGTCACCTGTGGAGCCTTCTAAAGGATCTGTTCATAACAGAGTTGATAAACAAGAAATAGCAATTAATACTTATAATGAGCTGGATCGTCCTTCCACTTCCAGATATAGCAGCACTTCTGCTGTGAATAAGGCTAGTTTTAGGGTTGGAATTCATAGACCTGATGCAATTCGGGATGATCCCTTAAGTTCTGAAGATCAACCAGCAGTGGAACCACTTTCAAGAG TTGCAGACTCATTGGAGTTGATTGATCAGGACTATGTTATTGTGTCTGGACCTCCAATGGATGTCTCTTCTCAGTCGACAAGTGCCTCCAAACCAAGCCATGAAAAATATCAAAGCCCACCGCAAACATCAGCAAAGATCATGCCCCCATCAAGTGCTCCAGTACCAATTATTGGTGCCACTAACATTAATACACAACGCGTTGGAAGCCTTGATAGTTATGGTTATGCTCCTGGGACTTCCCTTGAATCCATGGACATTGGAGATGTATTAGAAAAACCATCAATGCACTGTATGACAAGGATCAAATCATTGCAGCAGTGTGCTTCTTCTATCGAAGAATTAGTGAATGAAAAG ATCAAGGCTGGGAGGCACTTGGAGGCATTCTCCATTCAGCTCGTGATTCTCGCTATCTGGAAGCAAGCATTAGACATATGCCACACTCAGGCTGCATCTGCTATGGAAGGAAGTCCAAGCCATGGGTCTACAAGACTAAAGAGGAGCTCCGAAAAGAAGCGTGAAAGTCCTGACTCGGGAGGATCTCTCAATGTTGTCAATAATTTAAGACCAGAGGACATTTCCCCTCAAATCGAAGGGGAATTTCTGCGAGAAGTTGAACATGCTGAGCAACTTGCAAAGATTATTGAGCCTG GAAGTACAGAGATGCCTGATGCAATGGAGATGATTTTCCAATCAGCTCTTGATCTGGGCAGACGCGGGGGT GTCGATGAGCTGATGGGCAATGCAGAAACCGCAGAATCTTTGTACTCAAAGGCAGTACGCCTGCTAGTCTTTCTTTTGGTGGAAGCACCTTCTTTAATCCTTAACCCCCCATTCTCTCTCACTAACTCTGACAGATATAGGCTCCGGAATTACATCGAGATTCTTAACAGCAGGCAATGCCATCTAAGGTCGATAGGGGTGGTTCGTCTTTAG
- the LOC116208931 gene encoding chorion class high-cysteine HCB protein 13-like translates to MEHYYLTSWAKAFASASVFIVLLGLACCCLSTAIRQHGDGSCSYDGGGASYDDDRRCRCSNKEEIKTTPKKTDINVIPKLAAPSSLPQRKAAGSYNPPSRSRRCSSSDRARDGDLILTQATMAAAAMSAVEYGSVGCGGGGGGCGGGSCVRGGGGCGEGGCGEGCGGGGCN, encoded by the exons ATGGAGCACTATTATCTGACCAGCTGGGCCAAGGCTTTTGCCTCTGCATCGGTCTTCATCGTCCTGCTTGGCCTCGCCTGCTGCTGCCTCAGCACGGCCATCCGCCAACACGGAGATGGCAGCTGCAGCTATGACGGTGGCGGTGCCAGCTATGACGAT GATAGGCGTTGTCGATGTAGTAATAAGGAGGAGATCAAGACGACCCCGAAGAAGACCGATATCAATGTCATCCCAAAGTTGGCAGCCCCTTCTTCTCTCCCTCAAAGGAAAGCAGCAGGGTCGTATAATCCTCCTTCCCGTTCTCGAAGATGCAGCAGCAGTGACCGTGCTAGAGATGGTGATTTGATTCTTACGCAGGCTACCATGGCAGCAGCTGCCATGTCAGCGGTTGAATATGGCAGCGTTGGATGTGGCGGAGGTGGAGGCGGCTGCGGTGGGGGCAGCTGTGTCAGAGGTGGAGGAGGCTGTGGTGAGGGTGGCTGTGGCGAGGGCTGCGGTGGAGGAGGCTGCAATTGA